A stretch of the Clostridium botulinum genome encodes the following:
- a CDS encoding Fur family transcriptional regulator, with product MNIEKYLKENNIRSTRGRKSILKILIESEEPLDAEYIYDKCRQNKEKVDLSTVYRTLELLEQKDAINKFPLDDGRYNYILKCKWHKHIIKCDFCNKEVEIDCPMIQIKEIIKNKTGFTLLDEEFKFRCVCEECKKNNKNKII from the coding sequence ATGAATATAGAAAAATATCTTAAAGAAAATAACATAAGAAGTACTAGAGGAAGAAAGTCAATTTTAAAGATATTAATAGAAAGTGAAGAACCTTTAGATGCCGAATATATTTATGATAAATGTAGGCAAAATAAAGAGAAAGTAGATTTATCTACTGTATATAGAACTTTAGAATTATTAGAACAAAAAGATGCAATAAATAAATTTCCTTTAGATGATGGAAGATATAATTACATTTTAAAATGCAAGTGGCATAAACATATTATAAAATGTGATTTCTGCAACAAAGAAGTTGAGATTGATTGTCCAATGATACAAATTAAAGAAATTATAAAAAATAAAACGGGATTTACTTTGCTAGATGAAGAATTCAAGTTCCGTTGTGTATGTGAAGAATGTAAAAAAAACAATAAAAATAAAATAATATAA
- the pepF gene encoding oligoendopeptidase F: MTEVTRLKTRDEIKADDKWDIEKVYSTTKEWEEDFNKLKEKAKEFEEFKGKLSDSNKLLGFLKLDEEVSRLGEKLLVYAFLKGDEDTANNTNQALRTKIEMYFSELSSLSAFFVPEILSYDKKVIEDAINKLPELKVYELMLERILKRKSHTLTTEMEEMLAAVSDALNAPSNIFSILTNADMTFLVIKDEEGKDVELTEGNYSIFIKSKDIRVREAAFKALFNTYKHFKNTLATSLTASIKNFSFMAKTRKYNSSIESSLEPNDIPIEVYDNVIKTINENLDSLHRYVNTKKKLLGLDEIHMYDLYVPVIDTPKEHIEFSKAVEMVNEALKPLGDEYIKIFNNGIKDRWIDIYENKGKRKGAYSWGTYDTMPYVLLNYNYELNDVSTLAHEMGHSIHSYYSRKEQPYIYANYTLFCAEVASTVNENLLINNLIKNETDKNKKLYLINAQLEQIRTTVFRQVMFAEFEKITHEKIDNGEPLTSDDLCKIYHNLNEKYFGPDMIIDEEIDMEWARIPHFYSDFYVYQYATGYSAANSFVKQILDKGEEAVEKYKGFLKAGGSDYPINILKKAGVDMTIPKPIEDTINRFNELLDMLN, translated from the coding sequence TTGACAGAAGTAACAAGATTAAAGACTAGAGATGAAATTAAAGCAGATGATAAATGGGATATAGAAAAGGTATATTCTACTACAAAAGAATGGGAAGAAGATTTTAATAAATTAAAAGAAAAAGCTAAAGAATTTGAAGAATTTAAAGGAAAGTTAAGTGATTCAAATAAATTATTAGGATTTTTAAAGTTAGATGAGGAAGTATCAAGACTTGGAGAAAAATTATTGGTTTATGCATTTCTAAAAGGAGATGAAGATACGGCTAATAATACTAATCAAGCCTTAAGAACTAAAATAGAAATGTACTTTTCAGAACTTTCTTCTTTGAGTGCTTTTTTTGTACCAGAAATCTTATCTTATGATAAAAAAGTTATAGAAGATGCAATAAATAAGTTACCTGAGCTTAAAGTTTATGAACTTATGTTAGAAAGAATTTTAAAAAGAAAATCGCATACATTAACAACAGAAATGGAAGAAATGCTGGCTGCTGTTTCAGATGCTTTAAATGCACCGTCAAATATTTTTTCAATACTTACAAATGCAGATATGACATTCCTAGTTATAAAAGATGAAGAAGGCAAAGATGTAGAACTTACAGAAGGTAATTATTCAATATTTATAAAATCTAAGGATATAAGAGTAAGAGAGGCAGCCTTCAAAGCTTTATTTAATACCTATAAACATTTTAAAAATACTTTAGCTACATCTTTAACAGCTTCTATAAAGAATTTTTCTTTCATGGCTAAAACGAGAAAATATAATAGTTCTATAGAAAGTTCGTTAGAACCTAATGATATACCTATAGAAGTTTATGATAATGTAATTAAAACTATAAATGAAAATTTAGATAGTTTGCATAGATATGTAAATACTAAGAAAAAACTTTTAGGGCTTGATGAAATTCATATGTATGATTTATATGTACCTGTCATTGATACACCAAAAGAACATATAGAATTTTCTAAAGCGGTAGAAATGGTTAATGAAGCATTAAAACCTTTAGGAGATGAATATATTAAAATTTTTAATAATGGAATAAAAGATAGATGGATTGATATTTACGAAAATAAAGGAAAGAGAAAAGGAGCTTATTCATGGGGAACGTATGATACTATGCCTTATGTTTTATTAAATTACAATTATGAACTTAATGATGTATCAACATTAGCTCATGAAATGGGTCATTCTATTCATTCTTATTATTCAAGAAAAGAACAACCATATATATATGCAAATTACACTTTATTTTGTGCAGAGGTTGCATCTACTGTAAATGAAAATTTACTTATAAATAATCTTATAAAAAATGAAACAGATAAAAATAAAAAATTATATTTAATAAATGCTCAATTGGAGCAAATAAGAACTACTGTATTTAGACAGGTAATGTTTGCTGAGTTTGAAAAAATAACTCATGAGAAAATAGATAATGGGGAGCCACTTACTAGTGATGATTTATGTAAAATATATCATAATCTAAATGAAAAATACTTTGGACCTGATATGATAATAGATGAAGAAATTGATATGGAATGGGCAAGAATACCTCATTTTTATAGTGATTTTTATGTTTATCAATATGCTACAGGATATTCAGCAGCTAATTCTTTTGTAAAACAGATATTAGATAAAGGAGAGGAAGCTGTAGAAAAATATAAAGGATTTTTAAAGGCAGGAGGCTCAGATTATCCTATAAATATTTTAAAAAAAGCTGGTGTTGATATGACAATACCTAAGCCTATAGAAGATACTATTAATAGATTTAATGAATTGTTGGATATGTTAAATTAA
- a CDS encoding single-stranded DNA-binding protein: MNKVMFIGRTTKDIELKKLKENNKYVTTFRLAVNRGFLGKNGEKLVDFIPIVAWDKNAELLAKYTKKGSRVNVIGRLQIKSYETRDGVRKYISEVVAQEIHILDWKNKEQEVS, encoded by the coding sequence ATGAATAAGGTAATGTTTATAGGAAGGACTACAAAGGATATTGAACTTAAGAAACTTAAAGAAAATAATAAATATGTCACTACTTTTAGACTAGCTGTAAATAGAGGGTTTTTAGGAAAGAATGGAGAGAAGTTAGTAGATTTTATTCCTATAGTTGCTTGGGATAAAAATGCAGAATTATTAGCTAAGTATACTAAAAAGGGAAGTCGTGTTAATGTAATCGGAAGACTTCAGATAAAAAGTTATGAAACTAGAGATGGTGTTAGAAAATATATAAGTGAAGTTGTAGCACAAGAAATACATATTTTGGATTGGAAAAATAAAGAACAAGAAGTTAGTTAA
- a CDS encoding SLAP domain-containing protein has translation MSKKSKQGKTINAAISVHPEMEGSISKFQMECLEDEVKTLPDIKDGEVEVNTDFFFQLGDKYEASIFIRNGLATGINLEKILFIVLGKNDEELGRKVFNLREVGEIPARSVRPWKIYFEKDELEVGGNDLKDLKIIFDSRLKAAGVVKVRYENLPGGIQGQERKKYEDFLENLPLLREGQVTMTAYDVHITEEGNIAVELVIRNGRHNGIDVERVPLSVYDANHKLVVSGVFYLEDVSISPISAKVYSFSFSKEEILREDFDLKKWTVGFMLNSNVN, from the coding sequence ATGTCAAAAAAATCTAAACAAGGAAAGACTATAAATGCAGCAATATCTGTTCATCCAGAAATGGAAGGTAGTATTTCTAAGTTTCAAATGGAATGTCTTGAGGATGAAGTAAAAACACTTCCAGATATAAAAGACGGTGAAGTAGAGGTAAATACCGATTTCTTTTTTCAATTGGGAGATAAATATGAAGCTAGTATTTTTATAAGAAATGGACTAGCTACAGGTATAAACTTAGAAAAGATACTTTTTATTGTTTTAGGAAAAAATGATGAGGAATTAGGAAGAAAAGTATTTAATTTAAGAGAAGTTGGAGAAATACCTGCACGAAGTGTAAGACCATGGAAAATTTATTTTGAAAAGGATGAATTAGAGGTTGGAGGAAATGATCTTAAAGATTTAAAAATAATTTTTGATAGTAGACTTAAGGCTGCTGGAGTAGTTAAAGTTAGATATGAAAATCTTCCTGGTGGAATACAAGGACAAGAAAGAAAAAAATATGAAGATTTTCTAGAAAACTTACCTTTATTAAGAGAAGGACAAGTTACTATGACAGCCTATGATGTACATATTACTGAAGAAGGTAACATAGCTGTTGAGTTAGTAATTAGAAATGGAAGACATAATGGTATTGATGTAGAGAGAGTACCGCTTTCAGTATATGATGCTAATCATAAGTTAGTGGTATCGGGGGTATTTTATTTAGAAGATGTGTCTATAAGTCCAATTAGTGCTAAAGTATATTCATTCTCATTTTCTAAAGAAGAAATATTAAGAGAAGACTTTGATCTTAAAAAGTGGACAGTAGGCTTTATGTTAAATAGTAACGTTAATTAA
- a CDS encoding sugar ABC transporter substrate-binding protein — translation MVKIKNICIFIAMCIFFSLFSGCSNKKEISEKQIRNLIEKNIEKNNKDESNKAGSSDKKTIVFVGKAEGDKFIEEISKSVEKICSDKGYNFAKHSCEESSQIVNDQIQTLQELLIAKVDGIILVPGSSTRLIPVLKSIQEAKIPIVIVDTAIDSIEAKKYGLRDISFITIDNEKAEYDITKSVIDEMISSKINVNPLIISGDLTGANAVQRKDGAIKALNTNGISSINVEDGKWKISKGYSITKTYLGQKPDINLIICGNDEMALGAIQYLKEINKTDVKVLGFDANRRAIQAVKKREMKFTVKQDCEEMGKVASNTVIDLINKKDVSNVINIKTEVIDSNNIH, via the coding sequence ATGGTAAAAATAAAAAATATTTGTATATTTATAGCTATGTGCATTTTTTTTAGTCTATTTTCAGGTTGTTCTAATAAAAAGGAAATTTCTGAAAAACAAATAAGAAATCTTATAGAAAAAAATATAGAGAAAAATAACAAAGATGAATCAAATAAAGCAGGTTCATCAGATAAAAAAACTATAGTATTTGTAGGTAAAGCTGAAGGAGATAAGTTTATAGAAGAAATATCAAAATCCGTTGAAAAAATTTGTAGTGATAAAGGATATAATTTTGCAAAGCATTCATGTGAGGAATCTTCACAAATAGTAAATGACCAAATACAAACATTGCAGGAATTACTCATTGCTAAGGTAGACGGAATAATTTTAGTTCCAGGTAGTAGTACTAGACTTATTCCTGTATTAAAAAGTATACAAGAAGCTAAAATTCCTATAGTAATAGTGGATACAGCTATAGATAGTATCGAAGCTAAAAAATATGGATTAAGAGATATTTCTTTTATAACAATAGATAATGAAAAAGCGGAATATGATATTACTAAAAGTGTTATAGATGAGATGATATCATCAAAAATTAATGTAAATCCACTAATAATATCAGGTGATTTAACTGGAGCTAATGCAGTTCAGCGTAAAGATGGGGCCATAAAAGCACTTAATACAAATGGAATATCATCTATAAATGTTGAAGATGGTAAATGGAAGATAAGTAAAGGATATTCTATAACGAAAACATATTTAGGACAAAAACCAGATATAAATTTAATTATATGTGGAAATGATGAAATGGCATTAGGAGCTATACAATATTTAAAAGAGATTAATAAAACTGATGTAAAGGTTTTAGGATTTGATGCAAATAGAAGAGCCATACAAGCAGTTAAAAAACGTGAAATGAAGTTTACCGTTAAACAAGACTGTGAAGAAATGGGGAAGGTTGCATCAAATACAGTAATAGATTTAATAAATAAAAAAGATGTATCGAATGTAATAAATATAAAAACGGAAGTAATAGATTCTAACAATATTCATTAA
- a CDS encoding manganese efflux pump MntP produces the protein MSIYSLFMIALALALDAFGVSLSIGLNPEVKYKNKIWFCLSFGFFQFILSFIGAYLGFLFNTYILAIPQLVGGVIMTIVGLLMLKDGKKQENKNAIISKRMYFILGISVSIDAAVIGFTVLNNIMNKLILIEATFFIGIITSILCLFAFLIAGYLRRINIVSKYANYVGGFILMLFGLKMIFF, from the coding sequence ATAAGTATATATTCATTATTTATGATTGCATTAGCATTGGCGTTAGATGCATTTGGAGTATCATTGAGTATAGGACTAAACCCAGAAGTTAAATACAAGAATAAAATTTGGTTTTGTTTATCTTTTGGGTTTTTTCAGTTTATTTTATCTTTTATAGGTGCTTACCTAGGGTTTTTGTTTAATACATATATATTAGCGATTCCGCAGTTAGTAGGTGGAGTAATAATGACTATAGTAGGATTACTTATGCTTAAAGATGGAAAAAAACAAGAAAATAAAAATGCAATTATAAGTAAAAGAATGTATTTTATATTGGGTATTTCAGTAAGTATAGATGCAGCAGTTATTGGATTTACAGTATTAAATAATATAATGAATAAATTAATATTAATTGAAGCAACATTTTTTATAGGTATTATAACATCGATATTGTGTCTGTTTGCATTTCTTATAGCAGGGTATTTGAGAAGAATTAATATTGTATCAAAATATGCAAATTATGTTGGCGGTTTTATTTTAATGTTATTTGGTTTAAAAATGATATTTTTTTAA
- a CDS encoding methyl-accepting chemotaxis protein, whose amino-acid sequence MRSIKTKLIGIFLIIICFMCIASGLLIFNGLNSQKKYNALTNDIILVGQVQSITENMTNCFKDMIKEDDSKSNELNKEYIKSKRELEDIMTFLNDRVKYDKSKIVYKKLKNSTDELKGTCDKAIEFINNGKLAQADELSEKATIQGSFTNKQTGELILSELENLYFIQNQLNHSTKLNNIISIVLLLVAVGVSLGLAIVFSNKLSKHLFHLSKFTEEVAKGNLVYELKAINSKDEIEELYKSCVEMRDSLIDIIKGIFENTEKITGSSNDLAINMNESKKANESIVNAIISINNIADHQMKTAEKQVSLIQETNKEMNLIIENTDSMKDKIKNSQERTLEGQELISSMMNHTKEVNKTITDLKEKMNSLNQKSNDIEDIIKLITNIAKQTNLLALNAAIESARAGEMGKGFAVVAEEVRKLAEQTAEASNGIIDTINEIQNDTNNMTVSMEKSESQIIESSTMADKIRYAFEEIKNANENVNNGTGVIFNSIKESADKIAEIREYIDKLYEQVNNLSENTQQTSAAAQEQLAGIQEISNSSDMLNDMSINMKKSIEKFNF is encoded by the coding sequence ATGAGAAGCATTAAGACGAAGTTAATAGGCATATTTTTAATAATAATTTGTTTTATGTGTATAGCAAGTGGACTTTTAATTTTTAATGGATTAAATTCTCAAAAAAAATATAATGCTTTAACAAATGACATAATCCTTGTTGGGCAAGTTCAAAGTATAACAGAAAATATGACTAACTGTTTTAAAGATATGATAAAGGAAGATGATTCAAAAAGCAATGAACTTAATAAGGAATATATTAAGTCAAAAAGAGAGTTAGAAGATATAATGACATTTTTAAATGATAGAGTTAAGTATGATAAGAGCAAAATAGTGTATAAAAAATTAAAAAATTCTACTGATGAGTTAAAGGGTACTTGTGATAAAGCTATTGAATTTATAAATAATGGTAAACTAGCACAAGCAGATGAACTTTCTGAAAAAGCAACAATACAAGGTTCATTTACTAATAAACAAACAGGTGAACTTATATTAAGTGAACTTGAAAATTTATATTTTATACAGAATCAGTTAAATCACTCAACAAAATTGAATAATATTATAAGCATAGTATTACTATTAGTAGCAGTAGGGGTAAGCTTAGGGCTTGCCATAGTATTCTCAAATAAACTTAGCAAGCATTTGTTTCATCTTTCTAAATTTACTGAAGAAGTGGCGAAAGGAAATCTTGTGTATGAACTTAAAGCTATAAATTCTAAGGATGAAATAGAGGAATTATACAAATCTTGCGTTGAGATGAGAGATTCCTTAATAGATATTATAAAAGGTATATTTGAAAATACCGAAAAAATTACAGGATCATCAAATGATTTAGCCATTAATATGAACGAAAGTAAAAAGGCTAATGAATCTATAGTTAATGCTATTATATCAATAAATAATATTGCAGATCATCAAATGAAGACTGCGGAAAAACAGGTAAGTTTAATTCAAGAAACAAATAAAGAAATGAATCTTATAATAGAAAATACAGACAGTATGAAAGATAAAATTAAAAATTCTCAAGAAAGAACTTTAGAAGGACAAGAATTAATTAGTAGTATGATGAATCATACTAAAGAAGTTAATAAAACTATAACTGATTTGAAAGAAAAAATGAATTCTTTAAATCAAAAGTCTAATGACATAGAGGATATAATAAAGTTAATTACTAATATAGCAAAACAGACAAATTTACTTGCACTTAATGCGGCTATCGAGTCAGCAAGGGCAGGAGAAATGGGGAAAGGATTTGCTGTAGTTGCAGAAGAAGTTAGAAAACTTGCTGAACAAACAGCAGAAGCATCAAATGGAATTATAGATACTATAAATGAAATACAAAATGATACTAACAATATGACTGTTAGTATGGAAAAAAGTGAAAGTCAAATAATTGAAAGTAGTACTATGGCAGATAAAATAAGATATGCATTTGAAGAAATTAAGAATGCTAATGAAAATGTTAATAATGGAACAGGAGTAATATTTAATAGCATAAAAGAAAGTGCTGACAAGATAGCAGAGATTAGAGAATATATAGATAAGTTATATGAACAGGTGAATAATTTATCTGAAAATACTCAACAAACATCAGCGGCTGCACAAGAACAGCTTGCAGGAATTCAAGAAATATCTAATTCTTCGGATATGTTGAATGATATGTCAATAAATATGAAAAAAAGTATTGAAAAATTTAATTTTTAA
- a CDS encoding DUF6762 family protein, whose product MDFAALVLMEVDENNKFIKEMGSYEVHEGAEYISKFYYNKDSEKVSIYFDTHKDVEEWEYTAIYELFDLGVFEDKGYEIDEKDDEYNPTWILKFNYIEEHSDMAQKLGKVCELIKAEIEKVFEKAEKNKEEYI is encoded by the coding sequence ATGGATTTTGCAGCATTAGTATTAATGGAAGTAGATGAGAATAATAAATTTATAAAGGAAATGGGAAGTTATGAAGTACATGAAGGAGCAGAGTATATTTCTAAATTTTATTATAATAAAGACAGTGAAAAAGTAAGCATATATTTTGATACACATAAAGATGTAGAAGAGTGGGAATATACAGCTATATATGAACTTTTTGATTTAGGAGTTTTTGAAGACAAAGGTTATGAAATAGATGAAAAGGATGATGAATATAATCCAACATGGATACTTAAATTTAATTATATTGAAGAACATAGTGATATGGCACAGAAATTAGGGAAAGTTTGTGAACTAATAAAAGCTGAAATTGAAAAAGTTTTTGAAAAAGCAGAAAAGAATAAGGAAGAATATATTTAA